In one Gimesia sp. genomic region, the following are encoded:
- a CDS encoding DUF1501 domain-containing protein: MNSKPMQPCPGPVGRREFLKIGGLGLGALSGGLDPNLTRLLAGEQSPAGLNKDFSVILLWANGGPSHIDTFDMKPLAPSEYRGEFNPIKTNVPGMEICQLLPNLAQMADKFSIVRSLHHNRNEHSGGTCRFLSGYTPTAANPGDAEYPEMGSVVASQLEHQVRDIPLFIANTKFYGGGPAYLGPAYSPFLFSGDPNSSKFSVGNLSVNDSAAAALKKRNQLLSQFDTFRRELDKSGSMSALDKFNNRALAMLTSDRTSKAFDLSAEPEALRDEYGRTTWGQGLLLARRLVESGVRLVQLQASFRLSKKAGRTSNWDDHSVNADIFQAYRERMPVFDQAVPALINDLQRRGLDQNVLFIFCGEFGRTPLVRNQDKSKRPGRDHWCRAMSIFLAGGGLKMGQAIGATNAKGEHPVDRVMNSNDLLATIYQKFGIDTHQAYYDNTGRPIPILTDGKPIPELL, from the coding sequence ATGAACAGCAAACCGATGCAGCCTTGTCCCGGCCCTGTGGGTCGGCGGGAATTTCTGAAAATTGGCGGACTGGGCCTGGGCGCGCTCTCCGGCGGCTTGGATCCCAACCTGACGCGTCTGCTGGCGGGCGAACAGAGTCCAGCCGGGCTCAACAAGGATTTTTCCGTCATCCTGCTCTGGGCCAACGGCGGTCCCAGCCATATCGATACCTTCGACATGAAACCGCTGGCCCCCTCAGAATACCGGGGGGAATTCAATCCGATCAAAACTAATGTCCCCGGGATGGAGATCTGTCAGCTGCTGCCAAATCTGGCCCAAATGGCGGATAAGTTTTCGATCGTTCGCAGCCTGCACCACAACAGGAATGAACACTCAGGCGGCACCTGTCGATTTCTCTCGGGCTATACACCTACCGCGGCCAATCCCGGTGATGCGGAGTATCCCGAAATGGGATCGGTCGTTGCCAGCCAACTCGAACATCAGGTCCGCGACATTCCCCTGTTTATCGCGAATACCAAATTCTACGGCGGGGGTCCGGCTTACCTGGGACCGGCTTACAGTCCGTTCCTGTTCAGCGGTGATCCCAACAGTTCGAAATTTTCGGTCGGCAATCTTTCCGTCAACGATTCCGCTGCAGCAGCTCTCAAAAAACGCAATCAGCTGCTGAGCCAGTTCGATACGTTCCGCCGTGAACTGGATAAGAGCGGTTCGATGTCCGCGCTGGACAAGTTCAACAATCGGGCGCTGGCCATGCTGACCAGTGACCGGACCAGCAAAGCCTTTGACCTCTCGGCTGAACCGGAGGCGCTTCGCGATGAATACGGGCGGACCACCTGGGGCCAGGGCTTACTGCTGGCCCGTCGTCTGGTGGAATCGGGCGTCAGGCTGGTCCAGTTGCAGGCCAGCTTCCGACTCTCCAAAAAAGCGGGCCGCACCAGCAACTGGGACGACCATTCGGTCAATGCCGACATCTTCCAGGCATATCGGGAACGTATGCCTGTGTTCGACCAGGCGGTACCGGCCCTGATCAATGACCTGCAGCGCCGAGGACTGGATCAGAATGTCCTGTTCATCTTCTGTGGTGAATTCGGTCGCACCCCGCTGGTCCGAAATCAGGACAAAAGCAAACGTCCCGGCCGCGACCACTGGTGCCGTGCCATGAGCATCTTCCTGGCCGGGGGAGGACTCAAAATGGGCCAGGCAATCGGTGCGACCAATGCCAAAGGGGAACATCCCGTCGATCGTGTCATGAACAGCAATGATCTGCTGGCAACGATTTATCAAAAGTTCGGCATCGATACGCACCAGGCCTACTACGACAATACCGGCCGCCCCATCCCGATCCTGACCGACGGCAAACCGATTCCTGAGCTGCTCTAA
- a CDS encoding DUF1501 domain-containing protein has translation MSDQTPSNWFNSCGRVSRRSFLNNASLGLTGIALTDLLQRESSSGNALQAAESAIINGQPHFAPKAKSVIWYFMLGGTSHMESFDPKPALNKHAGKTIGDTEYNDLVTNSPYYRKNVRDFGGKPRKLMAQLYPLQVGYRKRGESGIEISDWWEHVGSCADDLAVVRSMWTTDNDHAAQLQFHTGRHIFDGFFPSIGSWVHYGLGSLNDNLPQFVVMGTPPGDCCGGTGAHDGSYLGPEHSGVKMSVNPSNPLPFGTPGSKVSREERRGQLELLSELNTLAGAAYPDDAEMRARIKSYELAFRMQMAVPEVVNISEETAATQNLYGLDNQETKRVGQQSLIARRLVERGVRFVQIYDGGWDAHSKLKQNHSQRIGQVDKPIAGLLKDLKQRGLLDETLVVWATEFGRTPGSERSDGRDHHPYGFSIWMAGGGIKQGVTHGATDEIGFHAVEHRHYVTDLHATILHQLGLNHHSLEVPGHKRLEIDFGEPIKEIIA, from the coding sequence ATGTCTGACCAAACCCCCTCCAACTGGTTCAACTCCTGCGGCCGCGTCTCGCGCCGTTCGTTTCTGAACAATGCCAGCCTGGGACTGACGGGCATCGCCCTGACGGACCTGCTGCAACGTGAAAGTTCGTCTGGTAACGCACTGCAGGCAGCGGAATCGGCCATCATCAACGGACAGCCGCACTTCGCCCCTAAAGCCAAATCGGTGATCTGGTATTTCATGCTGGGGGGCACAAGCCACATGGAGAGCTTCGACCCCAAGCCCGCCCTCAACAAGCATGCGGGCAAGACGATCGGCGATACCGAATATAACGACCTGGTCACCAACTCCCCCTACTATCGCAAAAACGTGCGCGACTTCGGCGGCAAGCCCCGCAAGCTGATGGCCCAGCTCTATCCCCTGCAGGTCGGCTATCGCAAACGGGGCGAGAGCGGCATCGAAATCAGCGACTGGTGGGAGCATGTCGGAAGTTGTGCCGATGACCTGGCCGTCGTCCGCTCGATGTGGACCACCGACAACGATCACGCGGCCCAGCTCCAGTTTCACACGGGCCGCCACATCTTTGACGGCTTCTTCCCTTCCATCGGTTCGTGGGTGCACTACGGGCTGGGATCACTGAATGATAATCTGCCCCAGTTCGTGGTGATGGGTACGCCCCCCGGCGACTGTTGCGGCGGAACCGGCGCCCATGATGGCAGCTACCTGGGCCCGGAACATTCCGGGGTGAAGATGTCCGTCAATCCGAGCAATCCACTCCCCTTCGGCACTCCGGGCAGCAAAGTCTCCCGCGAAGAACGCCGCGGTCAGCTGGAACTCTTAAGCGAACTGAACACGCTCGCCGGTGCCGCCTATCCTGACGATGCCGAAATGCGGGCCCGCATCAAATCCTACGAACTCGCCTTTCGCATGCAGATGGCCGTCCCCGAAGTCGTCAACATCAGCGAGGAAACCGCCGCCACACAGAACCTGTATGGCCTCGATAATCAAGAAACCAAACGCGTCGGCCAGCAGTCGCTGATTGCCCGCCGACTGGTAGAACGGGGCGTCCGTTTTGTGCAGATCTACGACGGCGGCTGGGACGCACATTCCAAACTCAAGCAGAACCACAGCCAGCGGATCGGCCAGGTCGACAAACCAATCGCCGGCCTGCTCAAAGACCTGAAACAACGGGGACTGCTCGATGAAACCCTGGTCGTCTGGGCCACTGAGTTCGGTCGCACCCCCGGCTCCGAACGGTCAGACGGACGCGATCATCATCCCTACGGCTTCTCCATCTGGATGGCCGGTGGTGGCATCAAACAAGGTGTCACACACGGCGCCACCGACGAAATCGGCTTCCACGCGGTCGAACACCGCCACTACGTCACCGACCTGCACGCCACCATCCTGCATCAGCTGGGACTCAATCACCACAGCCTGGAAGTCCCCGGCCACAAACGCCTCGAAATCGACTTTGGCGAACCGATCAAAGAGATCATCGCTTAA
- a CDS encoding DUF1553 domain-containing protein, which yields MTANRLTDCIVLLALSLCGTAPLSAADSVDYLKQIKPLLRTKCQSCHGALKQNSSFRVDTAEFIRKGGDSGPGFEPGKADDSLLLGVLTGDAGFKMPPEGAGKPLTPDELALFRQWINAGAPAPENEVPEQDPRQFWSYQTPVKPKVPEVKNKAWVRNEIDAFLAAEHEQHNLVPRPPAEPAVLIRRLYLDLTGLPPTTAELEAFLADPSEEAYVKTVDKLLASPRYGERWGRHWMDVWRYSDWYGSRGINEIRYSQRHIWRWRDWIVESVNADKPYDRMIVEMLAGDELEPDNPDVVRATGFLGRNWYKFDRNVWMFDTVEHTSVAFLGLTMKCARCHDHKYDPLDQVEYYRFRAFFEPHNVRTDALSGTVDKEKDATLGMVLKDGLARVFDKELEQPTYLFQRGDDRQPDKEHPLTPAVPVNLTKEPVTIKPVELPLSSYYPALRPEILEEKVQQAEQEINSAKETLHKSDTTIQQINQQLADLQQGISPETDARPAIINERFQQPNPELWQTVSGKWEYIDGCLRQTNTGAFRTMVSQIDLPLNFQGRLRYKTLEPGQIHSVGLFFDAVDLRDAQAIYTAISNNKPTVQAFHRTAGRESYPRAGIFPCEIELNKEVVLDFVVEGQQLNVWLDGKLKLAYTMPVPRQAGKFALWNHSAHSEFYELRIEPLAPGFQLAQSVKEDRRSPFAAPSKANLQQDLSLAQAARVSAELNVQLQQAELKSLRARIAAEQAKVKEAADYESLAKTASRLEREAAAVQASLTVKQAQRDLATLPASRGDQPDKKRTAAEQKVATAEKKLQAAQADVKKDDTKYTPLGEIFPRTSTGRRLALARWIADEQNPRTARVAVNHIWLRHFNQALVPSVANFGLNGRLPTHPELLDWLAVTFMEQGWQMKPLHRQIVLSSAYRMSSAPGESESNRATDPNNRYLWRMNSRRMEAEMVRDCLLATAGTLDETRGGPELDEKQGETIHRRSLYFRNTPNEKMEFLELFDLASPNACYERLVSVVPQQALALTNSSLSLDQARLLAEQLEKTTKTDAAFIQAAFKQILSRPATAAEITACTKFLERHTSLLQQQGQQQFPGGGTSKRPPAADARQRARENLVHVLYSHNDFVTVR from the coding sequence ATGACTGCCAACCGACTCACGGATTGCATTGTACTGCTGGCACTGAGCCTCTGCGGAACCGCTCCCCTCTCTGCAGCGGATTCGGTCGATTATCTCAAGCAGATCAAGCCGCTGCTCCGCACGAAATGTCAGTCTTGCCATGGCGCCTTAAAACAGAATTCCAGCTTTCGCGTTGACACCGCTGAGTTCATCCGTAAAGGGGGCGACTCCGGTCCCGGCTTCGAACCAGGCAAGGCGGACGACAGTCTGCTGCTGGGCGTACTGACCGGTGACGCCGGCTTCAAGATGCCCCCGGAAGGAGCGGGCAAACCGCTCACCCCGGATGAACTGGCCCTGTTTCGCCAGTGGATCAACGCTGGTGCCCCCGCTCCGGAAAATGAAGTTCCCGAACAGGATCCGCGGCAGTTCTGGTCTTACCAGACGCCGGTCAAACCAAAGGTCCCCGAAGTCAAAAACAAAGCCTGGGTGCGTAACGAAATTGACGCCTTCCTCGCCGCGGAGCACGAACAACACAATCTGGTCCCCCGCCCTCCCGCAGAACCGGCGGTCCTGATTCGACGCTTGTACCTCGACCTCACTGGTCTCCCCCCCACCACGGCAGAACTGGAAGCCTTCCTCGCTGATCCTTCTGAAGAAGCTTATGTCAAAACAGTCGACAAGCTGCTCGCCAGCCCCCGCTACGGGGAACGCTGGGGACGGCACTGGATGGACGTCTGGCGATACAGCGACTGGTACGGCTCCCGCGGAATCAACGAGATCCGTTACAGCCAGCGGCACATCTGGCGCTGGCGGGACTGGATCGTCGAATCGGTCAACGCTGACAAGCCCTACGACCGGATGATCGTCGAGATGCTGGCCGGCGATGAACTCGAACCGGACAATCCCGATGTCGTCCGGGCCACCGGCTTCCTGGGTCGCAACTGGTACAAGTTCGATCGCAATGTCTGGATGTTTGATACCGTCGAGCACACGTCCGTCGCCTTCCTGGGACTGACGATGAAATGCGCCCGCTGCCACGATCACAAATACGATCCTCTGGATCAGGTCGAATACTACCGCTTCCGCGCATTCTTCGAGCCGCACAATGTCCGTACCGATGCCCTCTCAGGCACGGTCGACAAAGAAAAAGATGCCACACTGGGCATGGTCCTCAAAGACGGTCTTGCACGCGTGTTCGACAAGGAACTGGAACAGCCCACCTATCTCTTCCAGCGCGGCGACGATCGCCAGCCTGACAAAGAGCATCCCCTCACCCCCGCGGTCCCGGTGAACCTCACTAAGGAACCGGTAACCATCAAGCCGGTCGAACTCCCCCTGTCCAGCTACTACCCGGCGTTGCGTCCCGAAATCCTCGAAGAAAAAGTGCAGCAGGCCGAGCAGGAAATCAATTCTGCAAAAGAGACGCTGCACAAGTCTGACACCACCATCCAGCAGATCAATCAACAGCTGGCAGACCTGCAACAGGGAATTTCACCAGAGACCGACGCGCGTCCCGCGATCATCAACGAACGCTTCCAGCAGCCGAACCCCGAACTCTGGCAGACCGTTTCGGGAAAATGGGAGTACATCGACGGCTGTCTGCGACAGACCAATACCGGCGCCTTTCGGACCATGGTTTCCCAGATCGATCTGCCGCTGAATTTCCAGGGGCGGCTGCGTTACAAAACCCTGGAACCAGGCCAGATCCATTCGGTCGGTCTCTTCTTTGATGCCGTCGACCTCCGTGATGCCCAGGCCATCTACACCGCGATCAGTAACAACAAACCGACCGTGCAGGCCTTCCACCGCACAGCAGGCCGCGAGTCGTATCCCCGGGCCGGCATCTTCCCCTGTGAAATTGAACTCAATAAAGAGGTCGTCCTCGATTTCGTCGTGGAAGGCCAGCAGCTCAACGTCTGGCTCGATGGCAAACTGAAACTGGCTTACACGATGCCCGTCCCTCGTCAGGCGGGTAAGTTCGCCCTCTGGAATCACTCGGCCCACTCAGAATTTTATGAACTGCGCATCGAACCGCTGGCCCCCGGTTTTCAACTCGCCCAGTCCGTGAAAGAAGACCGGCGTTCCCCCTTCGCGGCCCCCTCGAAAGCCAATCTGCAGCAGGATCTCTCCCTCGCTCAGGCAGCACGCGTGAGCGCCGAATTGAACGTGCAACTGCAACAGGCCGAGCTGAAATCGCTCCGAGCACGGATCGCCGCCGAACAGGCCAAGGTCAAAGAGGCCGCTGATTATGAATCGCTCGCCAAAACGGCCAGCCGCCTTGAACGGGAAGCCGCAGCCGTTCAGGCCTCTCTCACTGTCAAACAGGCGCAGCGGGATCTGGCAACTCTGCCCGCATCCAGAGGAGACCAGCCCGACAAAAAACGGACCGCGGCCGAACAGAAAGTCGCCACCGCAGAGAAGAAACTGCAAGCTGCTCAGGCAGATGTGAAAAAAGATGACACAAAATACACGCCCCTGGGAGAAATATTCCCCCGCACCAGTACCGGCCGCCGCCTGGCCCTGGCCCGCTGGATTGCCGATGAACAGAACCCGCGCACCGCACGGGTGGCCGTGAATCACATCTGGCTGCGTCATTTCAACCAGGCCCTGGTTCCCTCCGTCGCCAACTTCGGCTTGAACGGACGGCTGCCTACGCATCCGGAACTGCTCGACTGGCTCGCGGTCACATTTATGGAACAGGGCTGGCAGATGAAACCCCTGCATCGCCAGATAGTACTCTCCAGTGCCTACCGTATGAGTTCGGCTCCCGGTGAATCTGAATCAAACCGGGCCACTGACCCCAACAACCGTTATCTCTGGCGGATGAACTCCCGCCGCATGGAAGCGGAAATGGTGCGCGACTGCCTGCTCGCCACCGCGGGGACACTCGATGAAACCCGGGGCGGACCAGAACTCGATGAAAAGCAGGGAGAGACCATTCACCGCCGCAGTCTCTACTTCCGCAACACTCCCAACGAAAAAATGGAATTCCTGGAGCTGTTCGATCTGGCCAGTCCGAACGCCTGCTACGAACGGCTCGTCAGCGTCGTGCCACAGCAGGCACTCGCTTTGACCAACAGCTCCCTGTCACTCGATCAGGCCCGCCTGCTGGCAGAACAACTCGAGAAAACAACGAAAACCGATGCCGCGTTTATCCAGGCGGCCTTCAAACAGATTCTCTCCCGTCCCGCGACGGCCGCGGAGATCACTGCCTGCACGAAGTTTTTAGAACGACATACCAGCCTGCTCCAGCAACAGGGGCAGCAGCAGTTTCCCGGCGGAGGGACATCGAAACGTCCACCCGCCGCCGATGCCCGACAACGGGCCCGCGAGAACCTGGTCCACGTCCTCTATAGCCATAACGATTTTGTCACCGTCCGTTAA
- a CDS encoding DUF1549 and DUF1553 domain-containing protein, with protein sequence MNKFKAKTTGTRIVSSLSAILLTICCCRPTLLSAETEFKPVKITPAATVRMKVWPERIHLRGRDSRQQLLITGITAAETTHDLTRAVHFHFKDPQLASIDAAGVLTPRAAGKTELQIKWGSHTKSIPIEIEQGEIYLPLDFTNDIAPILTRQGCNGGGCHGKSGGRGGFQLSLFGFQPEQDYEWVTRDIRGRRIFPASPEDSLLLRKATMKIPHGGGKRLEESSPEYARLVRWIEANTPHGPSDAPELVKLTVEPEFESLGHNEQQQLTGTAHYSDGSTRDVTPLVEFRSNDTSVGTVDERGLVTSLERTGETSVLALYQGEVSVAKILVPSTEQPESWPDFPIANIIDEHIQRKLKVLQVPPSPLADDATFIRRASLQIAGRIPTTDEVESYANSTDPDKRNKLIARLVRSGDYADHFAQKWSDLLRNKRRGQKPRQPGTIAFHRWLRNKIAANVPYDEMVRGVLTATGDVSVNPPAQWYAEVRYLDRYVDDMAQVFLGLRIGCARCHHHPFEKYSQQDYYGLAAFFSRVNRTGGTGVAERRANEMISVKQTGQVKHPVTGEVVPPHGLGGPDLEIPPFEDPRHYLVDWMTQPDNPYFARAFVNRMWAHFFGRGLVHPLDDLRVTNPAANESLLAELAEEFTRSGYDMRHIVELICTSSTYQLSSQANEINLEETQNYARFYPQRLSAEVLLDAIDDVTDSPTRFSGLPKTTRALQLPDEDYSNQFLTLFGRPKRESACECERVSEPSLSQSLFVMNNGFVLSKATGPYAVDLAKDKREVERKVRALFLKTLSREPTPQEMQNALKYIASEKDQKTAFGNLIWTLVNTKEFLFVH encoded by the coding sequence ATGAACAAATTCAAAGCAAAAACAACCGGAACCAGAATCGTCAGTAGCCTGAGTGCGATCCTGCTCACGATCTGTTGCTGCAGACCGACGCTGCTGTCTGCGGAAACGGAATTCAAACCGGTCAAAATCACTCCCGCAGCCACCGTCCGGATGAAAGTCTGGCCGGAACGCATCCACCTGCGGGGACGCGACAGTCGCCAGCAGCTGCTGATCACAGGCATCACCGCAGCAGAGACCACACACGACCTGACCCGCGCGGTCCACTTCCATTTCAAAGATCCTCAGCTGGCGTCCATCGATGCCGCCGGGGTCCTCACACCACGGGCTGCCGGGAAAACGGAACTCCAGATTAAATGGGGTTCTCACACAAAATCTATCCCCATCGAGATTGAACAGGGAGAAATCTATCTGCCCCTCGATTTCACCAACGACATCGCCCCCATTCTGACCCGCCAGGGCTGTAACGGTGGTGGCTGTCACGGCAAATCAGGCGGACGCGGCGGATTCCAGCTCTCGCTGTTCGGCTTCCAGCCTGAACAGGATTACGAATGGGTCACCCGCGATATCCGCGGTCGGCGGATCTTTCCCGCTTCCCCTGAAGATTCGCTGCTGCTTCGCAAAGCCACGATGAAAATCCCGCACGGCGGTGGTAAGCGACTCGAAGAAAGCAGCCCGGAATATGCCCGCCTGGTCCGTTGGATTGAAGCCAACACGCCGCATGGTCCTTCTGATGCCCCCGAACTGGTCAAGCTGACCGTAGAACCCGAATTCGAATCCCTGGGACACAATGAACAGCAACAACTGACCGGCACCGCACATTATTCGGATGGCTCCACGCGCGATGTGACGCCGCTGGTGGAATTCCGCTCTAATGATACCTCCGTCGGCACCGTCGATGAACGGGGCCTGGTCACCTCGCTGGAACGGACCGGCGAAACATCGGTTCTGGCACTCTACCAGGGTGAAGTCTCCGTCGCGAAAATCCTGGTCCCCTCGACCGAGCAACCAGAGTCCTGGCCCGACTTTCCGATAGCGAACATCATTGACGAGCATATTCAGCGTAAGCTCAAAGTGCTGCAGGTACCCCCTTCCCCGCTGGCCGATGACGCGACATTCATCCGCAGGGCTTCGCTGCAGATTGCCGGACGCATCCCGACGACCGATGAAGTCGAGTCCTATGCGAACAGTACCGATCCCGACAAACGCAACAAGCTGATCGCACGGCTGGTCCGCTCCGGGGACTACGCCGATCACTTCGCCCAGAAGTGGTCCGATCTTTTGCGGAACAAACGCCGCGGCCAGAAACCGCGTCAACCCGGGACGATCGCCTTTCACCGCTGGCTGCGAAACAAGATTGCTGCCAACGTCCCCTACGATGAAATGGTGCGCGGCGTCTTGACGGCGACCGGGGATGTTTCAGTCAATCCCCCGGCCCAGTGGTATGCGGAAGTCCGTTACCTGGACCGGTACGTGGATGACATGGCCCAGGTCTTTCTCGGTCTGCGGATCGGCTGTGCCCGCTGCCATCATCATCCATTTGAAAAATATAGTCAGCAGGATTACTACGGGCTGGCCGCTTTCTTCAGCCGGGTCAATCGGACCGGGGGCACAGGCGTCGCCGAGCGACGGGCCAACGAAATGATCTCCGTTAAACAAACCGGACAGGTCAAACATCCTGTCACCGGAGAAGTCGTGCCGCCCCATGGACTGGGTGGACCGGATCTGGAGATCCCGCCCTTCGAAGACCCCCGGCACTACCTGGTTGACTGGATGACCCAACCAGATAACCCCTACTTTGCCCGGGCTTTCGTGAACCGGATGTGGGCCCATTTCTTCGGTCGCGGCCTTGTGCATCCCCTCGATGACCTGCGAGTCACCAATCCCGCCGCTAATGAATCCCTACTGGCAGAACTGGCGGAGGAATTCACCCGCTCCGGCTATGACATGCGACATATCGTGGAGCTGATCTGCACGAGCAGTACCTACCAGTTGAGTTCACAGGCCAACGAGATCAACCTGGAAGAAACACAGAACTACGCCCGCTTTTACCCGCAGCGACTTTCGGCTGAGGTCCTGCTGGACGCGATTGATGATGTCACCGATTCGCCCACGCGATTCAGTGGCCTCCCCAAAACCACGCGAGCCCTGCAACTGCCCGATGAAGATTACTCCAATCAGTTCCTGACGCTCTTCGGTCGCCCCAAACGCGAGAGTGCCTGCGAATGCGAACGGGTTTCGGAACCGAGCCTCTCGCAATCCTTGTTTGTGATGAATAATGGTTTTGTACTCTCCAAAGCGACGGGGCCCTACGCCGTCGATCTGGCGAAAGACAAGCGTGAAGTAGAACGCAAAGTCCGGGCACTGTTCCTGAAAACCCTCTCCCGCGAACCGACGCCACAGGAAATGCAAAACGCACTGAAATATATCGCCAGCGAAAAAGACCAGAAAACCGCCTTCGGCAATCTGATCTGGACTCTGGTCAACACCAAAGAATTTCTGTTTGTCCATTGA
- a CDS encoding PPC domain-containing protein, translating into MRGTVLLWMACVPLTVNAAPPDLVSIFPLSCPVGATTDVKLKGKQLKDIRLAQLTAPGVSIKVINDQSLQITVPAETPPGDYDLRVLTGQGLSQPHVMQITAWPTTTADEQADPPDSAETLKLPGGVDARFDHTGDIDWYAFAGTAGQTVTIRCRSRSLGGSAEPLFTLSAPSGEEIAFASAADLEPALHLKLPESGTYRIKVFERAYRSDANSAYHLSVNTGPRLLAAFPALIPANKPSQLRIQGLDLPGVAKNSTQLLQQKIITVDPVTDTDVALSVSYTATSPLAQGFWLHLPHTAGSMRLMTTDTPIVVDQDPENHSQTTAQEIQIPCDIAGQFPQPRDLDWYRFTAEKGQQLSLVAFGERLGQRMDLELSLFDDKGKLLLKLNDQKQAKGDATPVSAASLDPEGTWKAPQTGTFYLLVRDLYGVSLGGFERQYRVRITNRTPDFGVFAFPGELERKHGITIHPGGHTHVALYVDRQHGFDKPVRIHAVELPEGLTADDIIIPKHQSAAVLSIRTDRSLTPDILNLKLQATSEDQQLIREVQPLTVTDASTFTQVNTLAAGIAEPAPVVLTIAPPQQPLTVGGELELAAKLESGESSISSSIELKWHTAMVDAKNKNVPLSKPTKSIPPTQTKSKLTATLSDKLQPGEYLLWLSATTKVEFSPAADQKQKKAKPVPVSIVTNVITLKVEPEQNPKKPKQK; encoded by the coding sequence ATGAGAGGAACCGTCCTGCTCTGGATGGCGTGCGTCCCGCTGACCGTCAACGCCGCGCCCCCAGACCTGGTGAGCATTTTCCCGCTCAGTTGCCCCGTCGGTGCTACCACGGACGTCAAACTGAAGGGTAAGCAGCTCAAAGACATCCGCCTCGCACAACTGACCGCCCCCGGTGTCTCGATCAAAGTCATCAACGACCAGAGCCTGCAGATCACCGTTCCCGCAGAAACACCACCCGGCGATTACGACCTGCGCGTGTTGACCGGCCAGGGTCTGAGCCAGCCTCACGTTATGCAGATTACCGCCTGGCCCACGACCACCGCAGACGAACAGGCCGACCCCCCGGATTCCGCTGAGACGTTAAAATTACCCGGGGGAGTCGACGCTCGTTTCGATCACACCGGAGACATCGACTGGTACGCATTCGCCGGCACAGCCGGTCAGACCGTGACGATTCGCTGTCGCTCCCGATCGCTGGGAGGCTCAGCCGAACCGCTGTTCACACTCAGTGCCCCCAGTGGAGAAGAGATCGCGTTCGCATCCGCAGCAGATCTGGAACCAGCCCTGCATCTGAAACTGCCCGAGTCAGGCACCTACCGCATCAAGGTCTTCGAACGCGCTTACCGCAGCGATGCGAACAGTGCCTACCATCTTTCGGTCAACACCGGACCACGCCTGTTGGCCGCATTTCCCGCATTGATCCCCGCCAACAAACCAAGCCAGCTCCGCATTCAGGGCCTCGACCTGCCCGGCGTGGCAAAGAATTCCACACAACTCCTGCAGCAGAAAATCATCACCGTTGATCCTGTTACAGACACGGATGTAGCACTGTCAGTTTCATACACCGCCACAAGTCCCCTCGCGCAAGGCTTCTGGCTGCACCTCCCCCATACAGCAGGATCCATGCGGCTGATGACGACCGACACGCCGATCGTCGTCGATCAGGATCCGGAGAATCACTCGCAGACAACGGCGCAAGAGATCCAGATTCCCTGTGACATCGCCGGCCAGTTTCCCCAACCGCGCGATCTGGACTGGTACCGGTTCACCGCTGAGAAGGGTCAACAGTTGAGTCTCGTCGCTTTCGGGGAACGGCTGGGACAACGCATGGATCTCGAACTCTCCCTCTTTGATGACAAAGGCAAGCTGTTACTGAAACTCAATGACCAGAAACAGGCCAAGGGTGACGCCACTCCTGTCTCGGCAGCCTCTCTGGATCCGGAAGGAACCTGGAAAGCCCCCCAGACGGGTACATTCTATCTGCTGGTACGCGATCTGTATGGCGTGAGCCTGGGCGGCTTTGAGCGACAGTACCGGGTGCGTATCACAAACAGAACGCCGGACTTTGGTGTCTTCGCTTTCCCGGGTGAGCTGGAACGGAAGCACGGAATCACGATACATCCAGGGGGACACACGCACGTCGCACTCTACGTCGACCGACAGCATGGATTTGACAAACCCGTCCGCATTCACGCCGTCGAGCTCCCCGAGGGGCTGACTGCTGACGATATCATCATCCCCAAACACCAGTCAGCAGCCGTGCTTTCGATTCGGACGGACCGCAGTCTGACACCAGATATTCTCAACCTGAAACTGCAGGCAACGTCCGAGGATCAGCAGCTCATCCGTGAAGTCCAGCCTCTGACAGTCACTGATGCCAGCACCTTCACACAGGTCAATACACTCGCAGCAGGTATCGCTGAGCCAGCCCCTGTTGTGTTGACGATCGCACCACCGCAACAACCGCTGACCGTGGGTGGTGAACTGGAACTGGCAGCGAAGCTGGAAAGCGGCGAATCATCGATTTCATCCTCCATCGAATTGAAGTGGCACACGGCAATGGTCGATGCCAAGAATAAGAACGTCCCCTTATCCAAGCCCACGAAATCGATCCCCCCCACTCAAACCAAGAGTAAACTGACAGCCACCCTGTCAGATAAACTGCAGCCGGGAGAGTATCTCCTCTGGTTGTCCGCCACCACCAAAGTGGAGTTCTCACCTGCCGCTGATCAGAAACAGAAAAAAGCAAAACCGGTTCCCGTCTCGATTGTGACCAACGTCATCACGCTCAAAGTGGAACCAGAACAGAACCCGAAAAAACCAAAGCAGAAATAG